Proteins encoded in a region of the Raphanus sativus cultivar WK10039 chromosome 8, ASM80110v3, whole genome shotgun sequence genome:
- the LOC108820757 gene encoding putative cyclin-B3-1 isoform X2, translating to MAFAKAPRLSNDDIFGNRAVNRSFKFYSDNQKTDPACKVGVANKTRVPLRKKSVTISSGATSNTNKTKKENSRITGQEKSSNEISEKNTKVTRKVLADLSNLGGNTLRPTLSGNNTVKWKGVKCSNPRRISVGTTRVNDTSLKNSTKVNESKRITEVGNNGIYKTDQKIIRNRTLSLGSTAGGTRKSLPVFKRTSLTNKNTKKENASSLDSKQLGQGPASKVGNRSLPQQSSVRSYTWRTRASVGSIPSDLNNQSKNNVRIRRKSIKTTLKTSLQNRSPLKKPPVGRSKSGSVSSIPSTEEAASALSLPEQVETKGLKEDTQEGSSSNEKTDQVTKVLDVTARPKSKRRKSFTSLLVAGSKFDGKSDETEQQEKLPSIDDESNQLEVAEYVDDIYQFYWNAEALNPALGYYLPTQTKVSPMTRGILINWLIEVHFKFHLMHETLYLTMNLLDRYLSQVPIQKNEMQLIGLTALLLASKYEDYWHPRIKDLISISAEAYTRQQILGMERIMLKQLKFRLNEATPYVFMLRFLKAARSNKKLEQLAFYLIELCLVEYEALKFKPSMLCASAIYVARCTLRMTPVWTPLLNNHTHYNVSQMKDCSDMILGFHKAAKTGKLRVTYDKYMSPDRSNIALLKPLDKLPL from the exons ATGGCGTTCGCTAAG GCACCACGGCTAAGTAATGatgatatttttggaaatcgag CGGTGAATAGGAGTTTCAAATTCTATTCCGATAATCAAAAGACTGATCCAGCTTGTAAAGT TGGTGTTGCAAACAAGACTCGTGTTCCTTTAAG GAAAAAATCTGTGACAATTAGCAGTGGAGCAACTTCTAACACAAACAAGACGAAG AAGGAAAATTCAAGAATCACAGGCCAGGAGAAAAGCAGTAATGAAATTTCCG AGAAAAATACTAAGGTCACAAGAAAAGTATTGGCTGATTTAAGTAATCTTGGTGGGAACACTTTAAGGCCAACACTGTCTGGCAACAATACGGT GAAATGGAAGGGCGTAAAATGTTCAAATCCGCGAAG GATTTCAGTTGGTACTACCAGAGTCAATGATACTTCACTGAAAAATTCTACCAAG GTGAACGAGAGTAAAAGAATAACTGAAGTTGGAAACAATGGCATTTATAAGACAG ATCAAAAAATCATCAGAAACAGAACTCTGAGCCTTGGATCAACTGCTGGTGGAACAAG AAAATCTTTACCAGTGTTTAAAAGAACAAGCCTCAcaaacaagaacacaaagaag GAAAATGCCTCAAGCTTAGATTCAAAACAATTGGGTCAAGGTCCAG CCAGTAAAGTCGGAAACAGATCCCTCCCGCAGCAAAGCAGTGTCAGAAGCTATACTTGGAGAACTCGGGCAAGTGTGGGTTCTATACCATC GGACCTCAACAACCAGAGTAAGAACAACGTTCGTATCCGAAGGAAATCTATCAAG ACAACTCTGAAGACCTCGCTGCAAAACCGTAGTCCTCTTAAGAAGCCCCCGGTCGGCAGAAGTAAATCAGGATCTGTTTCTTCAATCCCTTCTACTGAAGAGGCTGCTTCGGCATTGTCACTTCCGGAACAGGTTGAAACAAAAGGTCTCAAAGAAGATACTCAAGAAGGGAGTTCATCCAATGAAAAAACAGACCAAGTGACGAAAGTGTTGGATGTTACAGCGAGGCCAAAATCAAAACGTAGAAAGTCTTTCACGTCTCTACTAGTGGCTGGATCGAAG TTCGATGGGAAAAGTGATGAAACTGAACAGCAAGAAAAACTTCCTAGCATTGATGATGAGTCCAATCAGCTGGAAGTTGCAGAATACGTGGACGACATATATCAGTTCTATTGGAATGCTGAG GCGTTAAATCCCGCTTTAGGATACTACTTGCCAACTCAGACAAAAGTTAGTCCAATGACGCGTGGAATTTTGATCAACTGGCTTATCGAA GTTCATTTCAAATTTCATCTAATGCATGAGACTCTCTACCTCACAATGAATTTACTGGATCGTTACCTCTCACAAGTTCCAATACAGAAAAATGAGATGCAGTTGATTGGTCTTACTGCACTCTTACTAGCATCTAAATACGAGGACTATTGGCATCCTAGG ATCAAAGACTTGATTAGCATCTCAGCGGAAGCATACACAAGACAACAAATCCTGGGAATG gaGAGGATTATGCTTAAACAGTTAAAGTTCCGTTTGAATGAAGCGACCCCTTACGTTTTCATGTTGAGGTTCCTAAAAGCTGCTCGATCAAACAAGAAG CTTGAACAACTCGCCTTCTACCTGATTGAGCTGTGCTTGGTTGAGTATGAAGCCTTGAAGTTCAAGCCGTCAATGCTCTGCGCATCAGCCATCTACGTAGCCCGCTGCACTTTGCGCATGACTCCAGTTTGGACCCCGCTCCTAAACAATCATACCCACTACAATGTCTCTCAAATGAA gGATTGTTCAGACATGATCCTAGGGTTCCATAAAGCTGCGAAGACAGGAAAACTGAGGGTCACTTATGACAAGTACATGAGTCCAGATCGAAGTAACATCGCACTCTTGAAACCCTTGGACAAGCTTCCTCTCTAA
- the LOC108820757 gene encoding putative cyclin-B3-1 isoform X1, which produces MAFAKAPRLSNDDIFGNRAVNRSFKFYSDNQKTDPACKVGVANKTRVPLRKKSVTISSGATSNTNKTKKENSRITGQEKSSNEISEKNTKVTRKVLADLSNLGGNTLRPTLSGNNTVKWKGVKCSNPRRISVGTTRVNDTSLKNSTKVNESKRITEVGNNGIYKTDQKIIRNRTLSLGSTAGGTRKSLPVFKRTSLTNKNTKKENASSLDSKQLGQGPASKVGNRSLPQQSSVRSYTWRTRASVGSIPSDLNNQSKNNVRIRRKSIKIQTTLKTSLQNRSPLKKPPVGRSKSGSVSSIPSTEEAASALSLPEQVETKGLKEDTQEGSSSNEKTDQVTKVLDVTARPKSKRRKSFTSLLVAGSKFDGKSDETEQQEKLPSIDDESNQLEVAEYVDDIYQFYWNAEALNPALGYYLPTQTKVSPMTRGILINWLIEVHFKFHLMHETLYLTMNLLDRYLSQVPIQKNEMQLIGLTALLLASKYEDYWHPRIKDLISISAEAYTRQQILGMERIMLKQLKFRLNEATPYVFMLRFLKAARSNKKLEQLAFYLIELCLVEYEALKFKPSMLCASAIYVARCTLRMTPVWTPLLNNHTHYNVSQMKDCSDMILGFHKAAKTGKLRVTYDKYMSPDRSNIALLKPLDKLPL; this is translated from the exons ATGGCGTTCGCTAAG GCACCACGGCTAAGTAATGatgatatttttggaaatcgag CGGTGAATAGGAGTTTCAAATTCTATTCCGATAATCAAAAGACTGATCCAGCTTGTAAAGT TGGTGTTGCAAACAAGACTCGTGTTCCTTTAAG GAAAAAATCTGTGACAATTAGCAGTGGAGCAACTTCTAACACAAACAAGACGAAG AAGGAAAATTCAAGAATCACAGGCCAGGAGAAAAGCAGTAATGAAATTTCCG AGAAAAATACTAAGGTCACAAGAAAAGTATTGGCTGATTTAAGTAATCTTGGTGGGAACACTTTAAGGCCAACACTGTCTGGCAACAATACGGT GAAATGGAAGGGCGTAAAATGTTCAAATCCGCGAAG GATTTCAGTTGGTACTACCAGAGTCAATGATACTTCACTGAAAAATTCTACCAAG GTGAACGAGAGTAAAAGAATAACTGAAGTTGGAAACAATGGCATTTATAAGACAG ATCAAAAAATCATCAGAAACAGAACTCTGAGCCTTGGATCAACTGCTGGTGGAACAAG AAAATCTTTACCAGTGTTTAAAAGAACAAGCCTCAcaaacaagaacacaaagaag GAAAATGCCTCAAGCTTAGATTCAAAACAATTGGGTCAAGGTCCAG CCAGTAAAGTCGGAAACAGATCCCTCCCGCAGCAAAGCAGTGTCAGAAGCTATACTTGGAGAACTCGGGCAAGTGTGGGTTCTATACCATC GGACCTCAACAACCAGAGTAAGAACAACGTTCGTATCCGAAGGAAATCTATCAAG ATCCAGACAACTCTGAAGACCTCGCTGCAAAACCGTAGTCCTCTTAAGAAGCCCCCGGTCGGCAGAAGTAAATCAGGATCTGTTTCTTCAATCCCTTCTACTGAAGAGGCTGCTTCGGCATTGTCACTTCCGGAACAGGTTGAAACAAAAGGTCTCAAAGAAGATACTCAAGAAGGGAGTTCATCCAATGAAAAAACAGACCAAGTGACGAAAGTGTTGGATGTTACAGCGAGGCCAAAATCAAAACGTAGAAAGTCTTTCACGTCTCTACTAGTGGCTGGATCGAAG TTCGATGGGAAAAGTGATGAAACTGAACAGCAAGAAAAACTTCCTAGCATTGATGATGAGTCCAATCAGCTGGAAGTTGCAGAATACGTGGACGACATATATCAGTTCTATTGGAATGCTGAG GCGTTAAATCCCGCTTTAGGATACTACTTGCCAACTCAGACAAAAGTTAGTCCAATGACGCGTGGAATTTTGATCAACTGGCTTATCGAA GTTCATTTCAAATTTCATCTAATGCATGAGACTCTCTACCTCACAATGAATTTACTGGATCGTTACCTCTCACAAGTTCCAATACAGAAAAATGAGATGCAGTTGATTGGTCTTACTGCACTCTTACTAGCATCTAAATACGAGGACTATTGGCATCCTAGG ATCAAAGACTTGATTAGCATCTCAGCGGAAGCATACACAAGACAACAAATCCTGGGAATG gaGAGGATTATGCTTAAACAGTTAAAGTTCCGTTTGAATGAAGCGACCCCTTACGTTTTCATGTTGAGGTTCCTAAAAGCTGCTCGATCAAACAAGAAG CTTGAACAACTCGCCTTCTACCTGATTGAGCTGTGCTTGGTTGAGTATGAAGCCTTGAAGTTCAAGCCGTCAATGCTCTGCGCATCAGCCATCTACGTAGCCCGCTGCACTTTGCGCATGACTCCAGTTTGGACCCCGCTCCTAAACAATCATACCCACTACAATGTCTCTCAAATGAA gGATTGTTCAGACATGATCCTAGGGTTCCATAAAGCTGCGAAGACAGGAAAACTGAGGGTCACTTATGACAAGTACATGAGTCCAGATCGAAGTAACATCGCACTCTTGAAACCCTTGGACAAGCTTCCTCTCTAA
- the LOC108821714 gene encoding cation/H(+) antiporter 1 — protein MDPKTLFCLPEGDALFNPLNTMFIQMACILVFSQFFYLFLKPCGQAGPVAQILAGIVLSLLTIIEKVHDFFLQKESASYYIFFSFLLRTCFMFLIGLELDLDFVKRNLKNSILITFGSLLSCGIIWIPFLWFLVHFLHIKQDFLTFYLAFLVTLSNTASPVVIRSIIDWKLHTSEIGRLAISCGLFIEITNIFLYTFVISYISGTMSGDIFGYIFATGVIIMINRFLAAWLPKRNPKEKYLSKAETLAFFILILILASTIESSNINSTVFVFFIGLLFPREGKTYRTLINRLSYPIHEFVLPVYFGYIGFRFSVSSLTRRHYLVLGMTVALSIVGKLLGVLFACSFLKIPKKYWLFLSTVLSVKGHMGLVLLDSNLVYKKWFTPIIHDMFVASLVITTLLSGVLSSLLLWSQEKGFSHQKTSLEYHDTKDELRVLTCVYGVRQARGLISLVSALHGASSSLFTPYLMHLIPLPKKRKTELLYHELDEDGVNAIGGDDEFGTNEGLEINDSIDSFTRDRKIMIRQVKLVAHMENMHEEICDGTEDLRVSIVFLPFHKHQRIDGKTTNDGEAFRDMNSKVLKHAQCSVGIFVDRNITGFHQLHGFDSVQHVAALFFGGPDDREALSLCHWLSSNSQIHLTIIQFVPDGSKGEKLVGDAATKENNDVLLEIVGEDHTKDEIDRRFLEEFYNRFVTTGQVGFIEKRVSNGTQTLTILRDIGDMYSLFVVGKNRGDSPMTSGMNDWEECPELGTVGDFLASSNMDVNASVLVVQRHRHSFDSFVDI, from the exons ATGGATCCAAAAACGTTGTTTTGTTTACCAGAAGGAGATGCCTTGTTTAATCCACTCAACACCATGTTTATTCAAATGGCGTGCATTCTCGTCTTCTCTCAGTTCTTCTATCTCTTCCTTAAACCCTGTGGCCAAGCCGGTCCCGTTGCTCAGATTCTC GCAGGGATCGTGTTGAGTTTGCTCACAATAATCGAAAAAGTTCACGACTTCTTTCTACAAAAGGAGTCAGCAAGCTACTACATCTTCTTCTCATTCCTTTTACGTACATGTTTCATGTTCTTGATCGGTCTCGAGCTCGATCTTGACTTCGTAAAACGAAACTTGAAGAACTCCATTCTCATAACCTTCGGCTCCTTACTCTCTTGTGGCATAATCTGGATCCCTTTCCTCTGGTTCCTCGTCCACTTCCTTCACATCAAACAAGACTTCTTAACGTTTTACCTAGCCTTCCTCGTTACCTTATCCAACACGGCATCTCCTGTAGTCATCCGCTCGATCATCGATTGGAAACTCCACACGTCTGAGATCGGACGGTTAGCAATCTCCTGCGGATTATTCATCGAGATAACCAACATTTTCCTCTACACCTTCGTCATCTCTTACATATCAGGGACGATGAGTGGCGATATCTTCGGCTACATATTCGCCACAGGGGTTATCATAATGATCAATAGATTTTTAGCTGCATGGCTCCCGAAACGAAACCCTAAAGAGAAGTACCTCTCCAAAGCTGAAACGCTTGCCTTCTTTATCCTTATTTTGATACTCGCGTCGACCATCGAGTCCAGCAACATAAACTCCACGGTGTTCGTGTTTTTCATCGGGTTGTTGTTTCCGAGAGAAGGCAAAACGTACAGAACGTTGATCAACCGGCTGAGTTACCCGATTCACGAGTTTGTTCTTCCGGTTTACTTCGGTTACATCGGGTTTAGGTTCAGCGTCAGCTCGTTAACCAGACGCCATTACCTCGTTCTTGGTATGACAGTGGCTTTAAGCATCGTAGGGAAGCTTCTTGGAGTTTTATTTGCTTGTTCTTTTCTTAAGATCCCAAAGAAGTATTGGCTTTTCTTGTCTACTGTTCTTTCAGTCAAAGGTCATATGGGTCTGGTTCTCCTCGACTCTAACTTGGTTTACAAG AAATGGTTTACTCCTATTATACATGATATGTTCGTTGCGTCATTGGTGATCACGACTTTGTTAAGCGGAGTACTATCGTCATTATTACTTTGGTCGCAAGAAAAGGGTTTCTCACACCAAAAAACATCGCTTGAGTACCACGACACCAAAGACGAGCTACGAGTGTTGACTTGCGTCTACGGTGTGCGTCAAGCCCGTGGACTAATCTCCTTAGTCTCTGCTCTACATggagcttcttcttcactcttcacACCTTATCTCATGCACCTGATACCGCTCCCGAAGAAGCGGAAAACTGAGCTACTGTACCACGAACTAGACGAAGATGGAGTGAACGCCATCGGCGGAGACGATGAGTTTGGGACCAACGAAGGACTAGAGATCAATGACTCGATAGATTCTTTCACTAGAGACAGAAAGATCATGATCCGGCAAGTGAAACTCGTGGCGCACATGGAGAACATGCACGAAGAGATCTGCGACGGTACTGAAGATCTCCGCGTTTCGATAGTGTTTCTTCCCTTCCATAAACACCAGAGGATCGATGGGAAAACTACAAATGATGGGGAAGCGTTTAGGGATATGAACAGCAAGGTTTTAAAGCACGCACAGTGTTCGGTCGGTATATTTGTGGATAGAAACATAACCGGGTTTCACCAGCTTCACGGGTTTGATTCGGTGCAACACGTTGCTGCATTGTTCTTTGGTGGTCCTGATGATCGTGAGGCTCTTTCCTTGTGCCATTGGCTTTCTAGTAACTCTCAGATTCATCTCACTATCATACAGTTTGTCCCGGATGGCTCAAAGGGAGAGAAACTTGTTGGAGACGCGGCGACTAAAGAAAACAACGATGTTTTACTGGAGATTGTTGGTGAAGATCACACCAAAGATGAAATTGATCGAAGGTTCTTAGAAGAATTTTATAACAG ATTTGTAACGACGGGCCAAGTTGGATTCATAGAGAAGCGAGTAAGCAACGGGACACAAACACTAACGATTCTGAGAGACATAGGAGATATGTATTCACTGTTTGTGGTAGGAAAAAACAGAGGCGATAGCCCAATGACGTCGGGGATGAACGATTGGGAAGAGTGTCCGGAGCTAGGAACGGTCGGAGATTTCTTGGCTTCATCAAATATGGATGTAAATGCTTCTGTATTAGTAGTTCAAAGACATAGACACTCTTTTGATAGCTTTGTGGATATTTAG
- the LOC108821012 gene encoding organic cation/carnitine transporter 3: MAVSTRPLLTDSNSSESNLTPPRSLDETIEQCIGNFGWAQFLQAALVSFAWVFDAQQTFITVFTDSQPTWHCVDSDRCNSSSSFCTLPNQTWSWDFDSHVSVISEWGLQCAGSIVKGLPASSFFLGCLIGGLALSTLADSSLGRKNMLLLSCLIMSLSSMLTAFSTSIWVYAFLRFLNGFGRATVGTCALVLSTELVGKKWRGQVGAMGFLCFTLGFLSLPLLGYINNGNSWRYLYVWTSVPTLIYCCLVRFFVWESPRWLIVKGRKEEAVSILRSIGSNAITMSFSDLCLDAQESSNPDVYDALRILVKNPWSLRRLLAIMAVGFGIGMVYYGMPLALSNLNFNLYLGVVLNALSELPAFLITFFFMNTIKRRDALIGFTALSGISSVLIASLGQQIGSLQIVLELVSFFSACTAFNMTLIYTIELFPTCVRNSALAMVRQALVFGGVFSPVMVAAGRENQFWSYGMFGLVIGLFGLFVVGLPETRGSVLCDTMDEEESKNLTKEDIIG; this comes from the coding sequence ATGGCCGTCTCAACTCGGCCGCTTCTTACCGACTCCAACTCGTCCGAGTCAAATCTCACCCCACCAAGATCCCTCGACGAGACGATCGAGCAGTGCATCGGAAACTTCGGGTGGGCACAGTTTCTCCAAGCTGCTTTGGTCTCATTCGCATGGGTCTTTGACGCTCAGCAAACATTCATCACCGTCTTCACCGACTCACAGCCCACGTGGCACTGCGTCGACTCGGACCGATGCAACTCGTCCTCCAGCTTCTGCACCTTACCTAACCAAACCTGGTCTTGGGACTTCGACTCACACGTGTCAGTCATATCCGAGTGGGGTCTACAGTGTGCCGGCTCGATCGTCAAGGGCTTGCCCGCAAGCTCCTTCTTCCTCGGCTGTCTGATCGGTGGCTTAGCTCTGTCTACGCTAGCTGACTCATCCCTCGGTCGTAAGAACATGCTCTTGTTGTCATGTCTGATAATGTCTCTGTCTTCGATGCTAACAGCTTTCTCGACGAGCATTTGGGTTTACGCGTTCTTGAGATTCTTGAACGGGTTCGGTCGTGCCACGGTGGGGACTTGCGCGCTCGTTCTATCGACGGAGTTAGTCGGTAAAAAATGGCGAGGACAAGTCGGTGCGATGGGTTTCTTGTGTTTCACGTTAGGGTTTCTATCGCTTCCGTTATTAGGTTACATCAATAACGGAAACTCGTGGAGGTATCTCTACGTATGGACATCGGTTCCAACACTAATCTACTGCTGTCTAGTTCGGTTTTTCGTCTGGGAGTCTCCTAGGTGGCTAATCGTAAAGGGTCGTAAAGAGGAAGCAGTCTCTATTCTCCGAAGCATTGGTTCAAACGCAATCACTATGAGCTTCTCGGACTTATGTCTGGACGCACAAGAGTCGTCAAACCCTGACGTTTACGACGCGTTAAGGATCTTGGTGAAGAATCCGTGGTCGCTTAGGAGATTATTAGCGATTATGGCGGTTGGATTCGGTATTGGTATGGTTTACTACGGTATGCCGTTAGCATTATCGAATCTTAACTTTAATCTTTACTTAGGCGTTGTGCTCAACGCCTTGTCTGAGCTCCCAGCGTTTTTAATAACGTTTTTCTTCATGAATACAATCAAAAGAAGAGACGCTTTGATCGGGTTCACGGCTCTAAGCGGGATCTCTAGCGTCCTGATCGCGTCGCTAGGACAGCAAATAGGGTCGTTGCAGATCGTGTTAGAGCTGGTTTCGTTTTTCAGCGCGTGCACGGCGTTTAACATGACGCTTATTTACACGATCGAGCTGTTTCCGACGTGTGTGAGGAACTCGGCGCTTGCAATGGTGAGGCAAGCGTTGGTGTTTGGAGGTGTTTTTAGTCCGGTGATGGTTGCTGCTGGTCGGGAAAATCAGTTTTGGTCGTATGGAATGTTTGGTTTGGTCATAGGGTTGTTTGGATTGTTTGTGGTTGGATTGCCGGAGACTAGAGGAAGTGTTCTATGTGACACTATGGACGAGGAGGAGTCTAAAAATTTGACAAAGGAAGATATTATTGGTTGA